One genomic region from Ammospiza caudacuta isolate bAmmCau1 chromosome 1, bAmmCau1.pri, whole genome shotgun sequence encodes:
- the NOL7 gene encoding nucleolar protein 7: MARRQKAKEAKAAAAGKRRAPAALPSPASSSEEEADEAPEEVPFGVAREAAEAERKLVGEAARRHRELLKEKRRRHQELFAEQKKRRLLPEAVLQELQDVSARPAEQAAADDPVTLDEELEAEAVELELGQAEVQEKKGKRRKGARTKRNYVAVCLKDHSATGLHQQLAKDFLNAQLYGPHTNRVPANEFFSLANKRAPVKKAAVQFVDKSWGQDKKEKAARFKKRWLAAHIKNGL, translated from the exons ATGGCGCGCCGGCAGAAGGCGAAGGAGGCGAaggcggcggccgcgggcaAGCGCAGGGCTCCCGCCGCGCTGCCCAGCCCGGCTTCCTCCTCGGAGGAGGAGGCGGACGAGGCCCCGGAGGAGGTGCCCTTCGGCGTGGCGAGGGAGGCGGCCGAGGCCGAGCGGAAGCTCGTGGGAGAGGCGGCGCGGAG GCACcgggagctgctgaaggagaagCGGCGGCGGCACCAGGAGCTGTTCGCGGAGCAGAAG AAGCGCAGGCTGCTGCCCGAGGccgtgctgcaggagctgcaggatgtgTCCGCACG GCCCGCTGAGCAGGCTGCGGCAGATGACCCGG TTACTTTAGATGAAGAACTTGAAGCTGAGGCTGTAGAGCTGGAGCTAGGCCAAGCCGAAGTGCAAGAGAAGAAAGGCAAGAGGAGGAAGGGTGCCAG GACAAAAAGGAACTATGTGGCTGTGTGCTTGAAGGACCACAGTGCCACAGGCCTCCACCAGCAGCTGGCCAAAGACTTCCTAAATGCTCAGCTCTACGGGCCACACACCAACCGGGTACCGG CAAATGAATTTTTCTCCCTTGCAAACAAGAGAGCCCCTGTCAAAAAAGCTGCTGTTCAGTTTGTGGACAAGTCTTGGG ggcaagataaaaaggaaaaagcagcaagGTTTAAGAAACGCTGGCTGGCAGCACATATTAAAAATGGACTCTGA